TGAAGGCAGCCAAACCGACGACGCTTGAAAAGATGCTCGTGGAGATGCTTCATCTCGCCTATACAAGAGGAGAAGAGCTTTGAAACCGGCCTTCGGGCTTCTGGCGGACGCAATCAACCGCCACCCCGGAATAATCGCGGGAATTCTCGTGGCGGTGATTCTGGTATCGCTCACCGGCCTCCAGAACCTGAACTTCAAAAGCACGGGATATGACACGTTCGTATGGGAGGATTCGCAGGACGGACGCAATATCGAAAACTACAACGAACTCTTCGGTTCCGAGACAATCATCCTTATTGTAAACGGAGATGACATCCTCTCAACCGAAAATCTCAGGTATATCGACACGCTCGTATCGGATCTTGAAAACGAAAATTCGGTGGAATCCATCAGCGGTATAACCGGGATTTTAAAGGCATACAACAACGGCAGAATACCCTCTTCAAAAGCGGAAACTGATCGCATCCTTGAACAGATTCCGGAGGATTACAGGGAACTTTTCCTCCGGTCGCAGATGACAACGCTTCTCACCGTCACATATGAAGGGGACCTGACCGATAAAGAAGAGGCAAAGGCGCTGGACAATATAGAATCTGTTATCGAAAATTCAGACCCGCCCACAGGAATTTCAGTGAAGATCTCCGGCGAACCGGCGTACAACAGGGACCTGCAATCCGAGATCCAGAAAGAGATGAAGACCCTGATCGCCGCAACGCTTGCGCTGATGTTCTTCTCCATCGTGTTCCTCTTTTCATATGTAAGATACAGGATGCTGCCCGTTGCAATAATCGCAATCGGAATCCTTGTCACTTTCGGGGTTATCGGCCTTTTGGATATGCCCATCAGCATGCCGGTAATCGGCTCGTTTCCCGTGATAATAGGACTCGGGATCGACTACGGCATTCAGTTCCACTCCCGGTTCAACGACGAGATAGAGGATAAAACCGTCAGGGAGGCGGTCTATGCAACACTAACCAAATCAGGACCGGTCCATCTCGTCGCGATGTGCACAACATGTCTCGGATTCCTGGCCCTGCTCTCTTCATCTATCCCGATGATTGCACAGTTCGGAACAGCCTGTACCATAGGGGTTATTGCAAGTTTTTTCACGGCACTGATCATAGTTCCCCTGACCTTCAGGATTACAGGCTACAAACCGAAGACCGCAAAAGAAACCGAAAGTGCATTTATGGAAAAATACAGCAGATCACTAGGGAAATTCGCCTGGAGGATTGCGGAAAATCCTGTCCCGGTCATTCTC
This window of the Methanolacinia paynteri genome carries:
- a CDS encoding efflux RND transporter permease subunit, whose protein sequence is MKPAFGLLADAINRHPGIIAGILVAVILVSLTGLQNLNFKSTGYDTFVWEDSQDGRNIENYNELFGSETIILIVNGDDILSTENLRYIDTLVSDLENENSVESISGITGILKAYNNGRIPSSKAETDRILEQIPEDYRELFLRSQMTTLLTVTYEGDLTDKEEAKALDNIESVIENSDPPTGISVKISGEPAYNRDLQSEIQKEMKTLIAATLALMFFSIVFLFSYVRYRMLPVAIIAIGILVTFGVIGLLDMPISMPVIGSFPVIIGLGIDYGIQFHSRFNDEIEDKTVREAVYATLTKSGPVHLVAMCTTCLGFLALLSSSIPMIAQFGTACTIGVIASFFTALIIVPLTFRITGYKPKTAKETESAFMEKYSRSLGKFAWRIAENPVPVILIFLSAAVIGIQLDDKVHTNIDTNTFVPQDMSAKIDLDNVKEIVGETSTFTVMIEGDRLTSHEVLSWIDEFGRYADNTHEEITGVESPATLVKKYNDGVIPETDYEIDLLLQNIPENEKAAVIEGGMTAVIEFETRELSVPEKSDLVSQLRTDIRWLDPPAGISAYPTGMSQISGDLVDELGITKNQMTTLGFMMILIFLVLVYRRFSSLLPVIPVAMILGWNTLVMYIMNIEYTPLTACLGSMTVGLAIDYTILIMERFEEEMEKGEEFFAAIETGVRKMGSAITISGATTLLGFSTLILSDFNIIKMFGETTVLTIFFSLVGGIVLMPAIISLLYRRCRAADKWLYGIFGKKKVSLGK